The Leptodactylus fuscus isolate aLepFus1 chromosome 5, aLepFus1.hap2, whole genome shotgun sequence genome segment GCAGTGACACTTCTGTACTCTATAGTAGTTGTGAGATTACCATCAGAGGACCCCTGTACTAAAGATAGGTGATGGTCCCAGAGGTGGATTTATAGTATAATTTGTgccagatgggaatacccctttaagaacacataAGCATGAATTTCCCATTGCACATTCTATACTTACATCATTTTCTAGAAAATTAAACATGCTTCGTTCTGCCAGCTCTTTAGATTCTTCAAATTTTTCCACTGCTTGTCGAATTTCTTCATCTGGAATTTTTCCTTGTCGTTTTTTCTTATAATCATAATCTAAGCGGCGGCCTTCCAACTTTTTCAAATGATACTAAAAATGAAGAACAAGTGAAAAATCAGAAATGCTACTGATTAAGACTATTAGGCCCTGTGAAACTAATTGACATTGTGGACAAAATCATTAAAAAAGTACTCAAATATTtgatgagggcgggttcacatctgcaccccggtctccgctttcaggtttcagtcttctgcccgagtaactggacaggagacggaaactggcagtcagttttcaaacccattcatttgaatgagtttgcaaagtgtctgtccGTTAGCGCCTGTGAGTGTTCTTTGGTCTCCGCggccaaaccattttttttgtaactggacacaaagttggacatgcaggactttgtgtccggttacaaaaaaaggttttgctgcagagaccacaaaacgctcacaagcgctcacgggcggacattgTCTGCTGGGTTCccatctcctgttggcagaagacggaaacctgaaagcggagactggagcgcagatgtgaacccaccctaaacaTGTTGTAGGAAATAAAAAAGATAACCAACAATTCAACATTAGTCATTTAACATCTAAACTTGATGACTTTCTGACAGCATATTCCACTTTAGttgtccatacacattatataaatAATGGCAAGCCTGCCATCTTCATTGGGACTGGACAACCATGTAATATGCATGATGTGTCTGGACTTTCCAATGATGGCAGATGAAGGATAGGAAAGGTTGAGCATCagagagtccattcacacagagtaaaagcgCAATCATTtcggcaaaatacatgtgtaaagaatacacgtgtaaaaataagactccaattgacttcaaagcGTCGCGTTTTTggcgtgttttttacacgtgtaaaaaaggtAATTGAAATCAATGTCTTATTTTGCctaaatgagcgcacgtttactccacgtgaatggaccctcagattTCAACATGTCTAATTGTTTTGTTCTCagggttatttaaaaaaaaaaaaaaaaaagcagccttcAGAGCCCCTCTGGAAGGGTTTCTCCTTTCCCGTACAGAGAACACCTGCATGCTCAGCCAAGCTGAGGATGTGTGCTTGGGAGTGTTGGAAGGAATAGGTGTTGATCTACAATTATCTAAAGTGAACGGCTTTTCAGTTGGTTCCCCTTTTGGCTTTGCTCACAGTATTGTCAAAAAAAATTTCTCCCCTATCCAGTAGGTAAGCACCACATGTTTGCAGATGGATAACAGCTGTTTGGGTAGCATTCTGCTTAAATGTCATATTGTATACATGGTTTCATATCCGGCTTTCCCCTGGGATACATAATACAAGTAGCATCTGGGAAGTGATGGATACATACCACAATTTCTTTCAAGTCTTTGTCTTGTAAGGACTGCAGAGGATCGATGAAGTTCTGCTTGACATTAATATCAAGAGAGTCCTTCACTTCTGCCATTTGTTTCATGCTTTCGCCAACATCCAGCAAAGCGCTGCCTGGTATAAACGGAAAGTTTACTGACAAACTGCGGACTGCAGACAAGCTTAGTAAAATGAAGAGTAATGGCCTTAGCAAGCTCTGTGTGCACAGTATGTGCCTTAGATAGGCAAGCATTAGATGGTGAGCCCCAGTAGTAATAGAGACTAATGCCACTGAATATATTCTCTGTACAACACTGCAATATATGCTGGTGCTATAAGACTAATAGATATTATAGAGTCCAGTTATCTGCTGTAGCTCTCATGCATTAGAAGCACACAGCTACTTCCTTTTCTGTAAATAATATTTAGTCACATCAATGCTCTGCCAATAATCTGAACATTCCCTTGTAGGTGACGTATTATAGTGTGTCTGTCACCTGGGAAAAGCATATGACACTAGCAACACAGATTGGTGAGGCCCTCCTGAATGCAACACTTTCTTCCCCATGAATTGTTAcaaagatattcatttatttcacaatatgcaaatgagcagtttggaTCACCAAGGATGGCTCCATTACTCCAAAAATCTACGCCCCATACAGCTCTAATGTGCCTCCTGTCCTTCATTGAGTGACAGTGCTAGGGAGCTACACTGAACTTTCACCTGGCCCTGTTTTGTTGCATTCAAGCCGCCTGTCGGATATTCAAGCCACGTACATAAGTGCTCTGAAGTTCCCAGTTTCGTCCAGCTCATCCCTCTTTATCTGTGAGAAGCTACGGTCCCGTTGTTTTGGGGTGTACCCATATGCAATCGGCGCATCAACAGTACAGCCGCTCCCTTTAAAGCTGAAGTTCCAACTGTGCATGCACAGGTGGCACGAATATTAGAGTACAGAGCCAGGTGAAAGGTCAGCTTAGCTCCCTGGTCTTGTCACTCAGGGAGGGGAGAAGGAGGGTGTATTAGAGCAAAGTGGGGTACAGTGGTATTGAGCAACAAGGCCACTCTcggtgctccagattgctcatttgcatcctgtgaaataaatgaatatctcaagGGAAAAGGGAGTTATATTCAGTTGAGTCTGGCCTATCTGTATTGCTAGATTAATATACTTTAATTTGGTGACAAAATGCCTTTAAAGACTATGGTTTTTCTCACAAAATTACAATTGATCTCTCCTGCACCACCCCTTTTAATCTTTTAGCTGCCAGACATTTTTAACCATTTTACATACAAGGATAAaactggaaagaaaaaaaaatctccatattTGAGATGAGCCATTGTGGATAAAAGTGCAGACCCATACATTTTTAGGGGCTCAAAAATTGCAGAAGTGCGTCTGGGCTGTAGAAGCAGTCCACAAactatgaagcatgtcctatctTTGTCCATAAGATGTGATGGCTCTATACATGTCTTTTCGCGGATCTGTGATTGCAGATGACTTACTGACATGTTTTTTGCGGACGGCTCATCAGTATTTGCTGACAGCAAAACCACTACAGTCATTTGTATGTAGCTTAACGCATACATAGATCAGAACCCTGGTCTCACTTGAAGGCTATACAGAGGTAGAGATATCGCTTGGAGATGGTGACAGACTGAGATCTTTCCTAGCAAATAGATGGAGGAAGTAAAACCTTTCTTAAGAAAAGTGTATGCAGAGATGTTGTGGTCATTGCCAGCAAACATACTAGCCATGTCACATATCATcagtctgaggccccacattgcggaaacacagctggaaaaaaaatgctctattttacagtaccagcaaaatgaatgagattttatgTCCACACATTCTGGGGCTTGTGCCTTGCcaggtgtggccttagccttaaacaagtGACATATTCTATCCATGATGTTCCATGATATCCATGATTCATATTCTATCCATGATCCATGATGACCACAATGTGCCCACTCACCAAATTCTGAATCCTCTCCCAGTTCTCTGCCATATCGCAGCATTGAATCTCCTAGCAATCCTTCTGTCTGAGGGTAACCTGTAGTTTTTACTTGTCCTCTGATTTTTGACATGGTGTTTATCATTCCTAGTCTGGCTCGATAAGCTGAAATAGAAGAAAGGGAAGTATTACAATAATGTCTAGTCTCAAAGTCAATGAAAACGCAGCTGAGAAATGGCTTTGTCCCTTTAATTCAGTAGCTACATACTCAAAAAACAGACATCTTGTGTCCTTGGTGTTCTTATTGTTACTATTTGAAGGCTAGAATGACTAGAACACCATAGAAATCAAACCTAGTTAACAAATCGAACAGTAATGAACTCGCATGAATAATGACAaagaataataatgataaatgataaaataaatagCAGAAATTGTAAAAGAAAATCTTACCTGGATTCGGCTGCAAATATTCTGTGGTTTTGCAGAGCAGTTCAGCAACCACCTTGTTGGTGATGTCTATTTTCTAAAACATAAATGCAAAGATAAAATCTATTTGTGCTGTTAATACttgcaataatataataattcctGAGGTGGCACCGCTTTCATAGATACTAGGTGTTAGATGGGTATTCTGGAACAGGGGCACTTTATGGTCACATTATTAAAGGGTCTCTCCCGTTCGGTCATAGGAAAATGACCAATGgacctgcacagtcggctctttgGAAGGTAGAGAAGAGGAGtcacgccagaagaagacagaggccatcgctggacagttttcaagcagcactggggacacccctagggctgcgagaaaaatcatttacataaggaaaaaagatgatatttctaaggaatggcagcgcagatcagaataataaaggtaagagaagaacggcctttcttaaggctattcctatgtgtatttagtttaaaaagggtattctagtgatagaatccttttaatgtaTACCCCACTGGCATCTGTTTTACCAAAATAAGTAATTGTTGTAAGCCTTGGGTGGACCATGTGCCAGAAGCGAACTTCGGTTGCTTTCACACGGaattaacactccgctcattctgacacgtaaacacgttcagagtgagcagagtaaaacagaatcccattaacttcaatgggttcagtcttacgtgcgttacccattgaagtcaatgggaggcttttttacctattgctttcaatgtgatacgcgtgtatcacattgtcAATGGgaagtaagtcaatgggattctgtttttacatgtcagaatgagcagagtgttaactccatgtgaaagcagccttctAGCGCAAATAATATTAAATCTGCCCACCCATGGCACGCCGTGAATAGAGCTGAAGGAGGAAAAAGTCATTTTGTGGGAAACCTACCATGTGCACAAAAAATGTGATCTTTTTACCACCAGAAAGCTGATGCAAATTATATGATGAATCTTTCCCATATGTCctatgttttttttccagaattAATACATTAATTAAATAATTATTAGGGCCAAATGTAAcaatttcatcttttttttttttttttaagaaagtaaATAACGCAAATCTTACTCTTTCCATTTCTTGAAAATCATGATCGAGTTTCGTTCCTTCCGCTCCACTAATTTTCTCACTTAAAAGCTGAAAGTAGAAATAAAATTCACACAATGATCACGCAGAAGAGTCAGACATAAAATACATGGCTGTGAAATCCACTGCTTGTACGGAGCAGGGCTGTAGCTTTATACATTTCCATGGCTGAATTAAGGAAAATGATGTACACTTATACAAAAATAAGTGTACATTGCATCAGCGCTTCTAAAGTGGAGCCAATACTTCATATAGCTGTGTCAGCCCGATAGCTATGTGACCTATATGGCCTGCTTTGGAAGCATTGATCTGATGCAACGTACAGATTTACATAATTATACATTTACATGGCTGAATTATAGGAAATATAACACCATAACCCTATAGCGTGGGACAGATTTCCTCCGgccccatatacatgcatgcttgacTCGACTGGGGGGAATGGAGAACTGTCACAAAAATTTGGCAGCTGCCTGTCTCCCCAACAACAAAGGAATCAGACATGCTCAAACGCATATGCCTGGTCCTTATCGTCCTGACATCCTGAGGCCCCATAGACATTAAATTATTGTTTTTTTCCCATTAAAATTGGTGAGATCTAAAAACCATGAGTTAGACCTCACGCATGAGCAGACCCCAGTTGGCAAGACAGTCTTCACAGAAGCGCGTGTTAAAGTTGCAACTTCCTTTTTGCAGTTGCAATATCTTAGTTTAACATCACATTTGACTGCTGGTTTTTATAGGAATTGTATACTGGGTTCAGgagacacattaaaaaaaaaaaaaaaaaaaaaaacttgagcagtatttttttttttgcatgcacaTCCACTAAATAGGCTCAGGTGGAATTAAAGCCAATCATTAGATTGATGTATGGTAGCATCTTCACCAAACACATTTCTGACTAACACAACCGTAATTGATATCATAAGTACCAAGACCCAATATCTGCTGAAATGAAACTATCAACCTACTGTACTTTAGTgtctactgtactgtatattcaaTATTTCATtgctatttaatttttttcccacaaacagcgccactcttgtccccAGGTTGTTACTGGTATTGCAACTTATTCCtgaaacagaatttttttctaatctcTTACAAACCCTTTAATTATATACACCCCATAATCTGGAATCTGACCATATGCAACCTGTTTGCCAATTATTTTAATCCTGTTTTCtctaccatgttttttttttccatgtcaaCAAAAACTAGGGTAGTGTTTCATAAGAAGAAGTAAAAGGGCTATTGGATTTCTTCAGCCATTTCTTTTGTTTATCAGTCCCTACTCCCTTCCCCCAGTGCTACAGGCGAAGAAGCAGCCAAGGTGTCTTGCAGTCACACTCCCCTGTCTACACATTTGCCTTGTTAAATGTCAGGCTTGATTAAGAGCTAGGACCTTAAAGGTAAAGGACACACATTAAAGCCCGAACAAGGTGCGGATCAGGCAGAATGAGAAGTAGTAAAATGGTACTTCTTATTACAATCTACTCCTGGATTGACCAGTACCTGGAGACCCCAGCAgaaaaagacaaataaaatagAACAAGTGCAAAGACAGGCTACTTTTATGGTGAAGGGTGTAAAGTATATCAGTGCTTGTAACACAAGGAAACAAAGCCTCTTGGTAGTCACAAAACATATCAGGAGACAGAACCAATGATTGGTCTCCGCGGTCAGGCAAGACTCATGGCTTCTGGCGCAAGGCTCACGTTATGGAAAGGGAACTGGTTCAGATAAGAGAGCACTGGGTGCGTAGTGGAGTTTTTTTTATCTTACATCCACCCCAAACACCACAGAGGTTGCGCCAAATCTTGGACAACCACTTTCAAAAGGTAACTTGAGTttccatgaaaagttgaaatatgtgcagggccgGAAGTCTATTCTATGAAtatatacatggtgtcctatcagtatttctgctgctaatataCCCATTATGCAGTCAGTTTTGCAAGTATGTCCTTGGTGACAGA includes the following:
- the SH3GL3 gene encoding endophilin-A3, which translates into the protein MSVAGLKKQFHKASQLLSEKISGAEGTKLDHDFQEMERKIDITNKVVAELLCKTTEYLQPNPAYRARLGMINTMSKIRGQVKTTGYPQTEGLLGDSMLRYGRELGEDSEFGSALLDVGESMKQMAEVKDSLDINVKQNFIDPLQSLQDKDLKEIVYHLKKLEGRRLDYDYKKKRQGKIPDEEIRQAVEKFEESKELAERSMFNFLENDIEQVSQLAVFIEAALDYHRQCTQILEDLHSRLHNRMNSASSRPRREHHTRSIMSVLEADERLQHNGISSSSTIKLSGSTMHLDQPCCRALYDFDPENEGELGFKEGDIITLTNQIDENWFEGMVNGESGFFPINYVDVVVPLPQ